From Canis lupus baileyi chromosome 16, mCanLup2.hap1, whole genome shotgun sequence, a single genomic window includes:
- the LRRC59 gene encoding leucine-rich repeat-containing protein 59 codes for MTKAGSKGGNLRDKLDGNELDLSLSDLNEVPVKELAALPKATILDLSCNKLTSLPAEFCGLTHLVKLDLSKNKLQQLPADFGRLVNLQHLDLLNNRLVTLPVSFAQLKSLKWLDLKDNPLDPALAKVAGDCLDEKQCKQCANKVLQHMKAVQADQERERQRRLEVEREAEKKREAKQRAKEAQERELRKREKAEEKERRRKEYDALKAAKREQEKKPKKETNQAPKSKSGSRPRKPPPRRHTRSWAVLKLLLLLLLCVAGGLVACRVTELRRQPLCTSVNAVYDNAVRALRGHDILQWVLQTDSQQ; via the exons ATGACCAAGGCCGGGAGCAAGGGCGGGAACCTCCGCGACAAGCTGGACGGCAACGAGCTCGACCTGAGCCTCAGCGACCTGAACGAGGTCCCGGTCAAGGAACTG GCTGCCCTCCCAAAGGCCACCATTCTGGATCTGTCCTGCAATAAACTGACAAGTCTACCG GCGGAATTTTGTGGCCTCACACACCTGGTGAAGCTGGACCTGAGTAAGAATAAACTGCAGCAACTGCCGGCAGACTTTGGCCGTCTGGTCAACCTCCAGCACCTGGATCTCCTCAACAACAGGCTGGTGACCCTGCCTGTCAGCTTCGCTCAGCTCAAG AGCCTGAAGTGGCTGGACCTAAAGGATAACCCCCTGGACCCTGCCCTGGCCAAAGTGGCTGGGGATTGCCTGGATGAGAAGCAGTGTAAGCAGTGTGCTAACAAG GTGTTACAGCACATGAAGGCTGTGCAGGCAGACCAGGAGCGAGAGAGGCAGCGGCGGCTGGAAGTAGAACGAG AGGCGGAGAAGAAGCGGGAGGCCAAGCAGCGAGCTAAGGAGGCCCAGGAGCGAGAGCTGCGGAAGcgggagaaggcagaggagaaggagcgCCGAAGAAAGGAGTACGACGCCCTCAAAGCAGCCAAGCGGGAGCAGGAAAAGAAGCCCAAGAAGGAGACCAATCAGGCCCCGA AATCCAAGTCTGGCTCTCGCCCCCGCAAGCCACCACCCCGGAGACACACCAGGTCCTGGGCTGTGTTGaagctgctgctgttgctgctgctgtgtgTGGCTGGCGGGCTGGTGGCCTGTCGGGTGACGGAGCTGCGGCGGCAGCCTCTCTGCACCAGCGTGAATGCCGTCTACGACAATGCAGTCCGGGCACTGCGCGGCCACGACATCCTGCAGTGGGTACTGCAGACCGATTCCCAGCAGTGA
- the EME1 gene encoding crossover junction endonuclease EME1 isoform X1 encodes MALKRSSLSQDSSESDSEELPTFAFLRKEPSSTKRRQPQREEKIVVVDTSDSEASCPPSPRLKDAPPTPDTAEPVTQTEPVRVLSSGSEDEEEILPLAQRLMCKFLACKQLSPEDSSSPVKRIWDHQNNEGASCDWKKQPFPKVPDVPLHDTSERHASNNKDPAGDNPCHQLPAFKASCPIQNSSLTITETNAEVLPLQKRTKRSQKVRRRGSQGCQPRGPASQKENTVRQQEKKKAAARVNRVKAQRPEECLKHIVVGLDPVLLQMEGGGQLLEALQAMECRCVIEAQAMPRSITWRRRAEPAEVDGEEDWVEEPVVLALLPAEAFVSMVYNFKQGSLGDAEKGKETLRSFVTDATARTAGKALSLVIVDQEKCFSSSVPNPPRRRKQGAANREQAKEKQQRQPEANAGRTVSRVDVEEALVDLQLYTQAQARIVQSWKELANFACAFTKAVAEAPFKKFRDQTSFSFCLESDWAGGAKVDRAGRGLALVWRRQIQQLNRVSLEMASAIVDTYPSPQLLVQAYRRCLLEQERQNLLADIQVRRGEGVTSTCRRIGPELSRRIYLQMTTLQPDLSLDTAD; translated from the exons ATGGCTCTAAAGAGGTCCTCACTCTCACAGGATTCTAGTGAGAGTGACTCTGAAGAGTTGCCAACATTTGCCTTCCTGAGGAAGGAACCATCTTCAACAAAGAGGAGACAGccacagagggaggaaaagattGTTGTGGTTGACACCTCAGATTCTGAGGCCTCCTGTCCTCCATCACCACGGTTGAAAGATGCACCACCCACTCCAGACACAGCTGAACCTGTCACACAGACAGAGCCTGTCAGGGTGCTAAGCAGTGGAAGTGAGGATGAAGAAGAAATCCTTCCCCTGGCTCAGAGGCTTATGTGTAAGTTTCTGGCCTGCAAGCAGCTGAGCCCTGAGGATTCTAGTTCTCCGGTTAAAAGGATATGGGATCATCAAAATAATGAAGGAGCATCGTGTGACTGGAAAAAACAACCCTTTCCAAAGGTCCCTGATGTTCCCCTCCATGACACCTCAGAGAGACATGCATCAAATAACAAGGACCCTGCAGGAGATAATCCATGCCATCAGCTTCCAGCCTTTAAAGCTTCCTGTCCTATCCAGAACAGCAGCTTGACTATAACTGAAACAAATGCTGAGGTCCTCCCACTTCAGAAGAGAACCAAGCGTAGCCAGAAGGTCCGGAGGAGAGGCTCGCAGGGATGCCAGCCACGGGGACCAGCGAGCCAGAAGGAAAACACTGTGAGACAACAGGAGAAGAAGAAGGCAGCAGCACGGGTTAACAGGGTGAAAGCTCAGAGGCCTGAGGAATGCTTAAAGCACATCGTCGTTGGCCTGGATCCAG TGCTTTTGCAGATGGAAGGTGGAGGCCAGCTGCTCGAGGCACTGCAGGCCATGGAGTGCCGCTGTGTGATCGAGGCGCAGGCCATGCCCCGGAGCATCACCTGGAGGAGAAGGGCCGAGCCAGCTGAGGTA GATGGAGAGGAAGACTGGGTGGAGGAACCTGTGGTCCTGGCACTGCTCCCGGCAGAGGCATTCGTATCCATGGTCTACAACTTCAAGCAG GGAAGTCTGGGTGACgctgagaaggggaaggaaaccCTGCGGAGCTTTGTCACTGACGCCACAGCAAGGACAGCTGGGAAAGCTCTGTCACTGGTGATTGTGGATCAGGAGAAGTGCTTCAG TTCCAGTGTTCCAAATCCTCCCAGAAGAAGGAAGCAGGGAGCGGCAAATAGAGAACAGGccaaggagaagcagcagagacagcCAGAGGCCAATGCAGGGCGCACCGTGTCCAGAGTAGATGTGGAAGAG GCATTGGTGGATCTACAGCTGTACACACAAGCCCAGGCCCGAATCGTGCAGAGCTGGAAAGAGCTGGCCAACTTCGCATGCGCGTTTACAAAGGCGGTGGCCGAAGCGCCTTTCAA GAAGTTCCGAGATCAAACtagtttttccttctgcctggagaGTGACTGGGCTGGAGGGGCAAAGGTAGACCGTGCCGGCAGGGGGCTTGCACTGGTCTGGAGGAGGCAGATTCAGCAGCTGAACCGAGTCAGCCTGGAAATGGCCAGTGCCATTGTGGACACCTATCCATCCCCCCAGCTTCTAGTCCAG GCTTATAGACGGTGTCTTTTGGAGCAAGAACGCCAGAATCTGCTTGCAGACATACAGGTGCGCCGTGGGGAAGGTGTGACATCCACCTGCCGCCGCATTGGACCAGAGCTATCCAGGCGGATCTACCTTCAGATGACCACCCTGCAGCCAGATCTCTCTTTAGACACTGCAGACTGA
- the EME1 gene encoding crossover junction endonuclease EME1 isoform X2, whose protein sequence is MALKRSSLSQDSSESDSEELPTFAFLRKEPSSTKRRQPQREEKIVVVDTSDSEASCPPSPRLKDAPPTPDTAEPVTQTEPVRVLSSGSEDEEEILPLAQRLMCKFLACKQLSPEDSSSPVKRIWDHQNNEGASCDWKKQPFPKVPDVPLHDTSERHASNNKDPAGDNPCHQLPAFKASCPIQNSSLTITETNAEVLPLQKRTKRSQKVRRRGSQGCQPRGPASQKENTVRQQEKKKAAARVNRVKAQRPEECLKHIVVGLDPVLLQMEGGGQLLEALQAMECRCVIEAQAMPRSITWRRRAEPAEDGEEDWVEEPVVLALLPAEAFVSMVYNFKQGSLGDAEKGKETLRSFVTDATARTAGKALSLVIVDQEKCFSSSVPNPPRRRKQGAANREQAKEKQQRQPEANAGRTVSRVDVEEALVDLQLYTQAQARIVQSWKELANFACAFTKAVAEAPFKKFRDQTSFSFCLESDWAGGAKVDRAGRGLALVWRRQIQQLNRVSLEMASAIVDTYPSPQLLVQAYRRCLLEQERQNLLADIQVRRGEGVTSTCRRIGPELSRRIYLQMTTLQPDLSLDTAD, encoded by the exons ATGGCTCTAAAGAGGTCCTCACTCTCACAGGATTCTAGTGAGAGTGACTCTGAAGAGTTGCCAACATTTGCCTTCCTGAGGAAGGAACCATCTTCAACAAAGAGGAGACAGccacagagggaggaaaagattGTTGTGGTTGACACCTCAGATTCTGAGGCCTCCTGTCCTCCATCACCACGGTTGAAAGATGCACCACCCACTCCAGACACAGCTGAACCTGTCACACAGACAGAGCCTGTCAGGGTGCTAAGCAGTGGAAGTGAGGATGAAGAAGAAATCCTTCCCCTGGCTCAGAGGCTTATGTGTAAGTTTCTGGCCTGCAAGCAGCTGAGCCCTGAGGATTCTAGTTCTCCGGTTAAAAGGATATGGGATCATCAAAATAATGAAGGAGCATCGTGTGACTGGAAAAAACAACCCTTTCCAAAGGTCCCTGATGTTCCCCTCCATGACACCTCAGAGAGACATGCATCAAATAACAAGGACCCTGCAGGAGATAATCCATGCCATCAGCTTCCAGCCTTTAAAGCTTCCTGTCCTATCCAGAACAGCAGCTTGACTATAACTGAAACAAATGCTGAGGTCCTCCCACTTCAGAAGAGAACCAAGCGTAGCCAGAAGGTCCGGAGGAGAGGCTCGCAGGGATGCCAGCCACGGGGACCAGCGAGCCAGAAGGAAAACACTGTGAGACAACAGGAGAAGAAGAAGGCAGCAGCACGGGTTAACAGGGTGAAAGCTCAGAGGCCTGAGGAATGCTTAAAGCACATCGTCGTTGGCCTGGATCCAG TGCTTTTGCAGATGGAAGGTGGAGGCCAGCTGCTCGAGGCACTGCAGGCCATGGAGTGCCGCTGTGTGATCGAGGCGCAGGCCATGCCCCGGAGCATCACCTGGAGGAGAAGGGCCGAGCCAGCTGAG GATGGAGAGGAAGACTGGGTGGAGGAACCTGTGGTCCTGGCACTGCTCCCGGCAGAGGCATTCGTATCCATGGTCTACAACTTCAAGCAG GGAAGTCTGGGTGACgctgagaaggggaaggaaaccCTGCGGAGCTTTGTCACTGACGCCACAGCAAGGACAGCTGGGAAAGCTCTGTCACTGGTGATTGTGGATCAGGAGAAGTGCTTCAG TTCCAGTGTTCCAAATCCTCCCAGAAGAAGGAAGCAGGGAGCGGCAAATAGAGAACAGGccaaggagaagcagcagagacagcCAGAGGCCAATGCAGGGCGCACCGTGTCCAGAGTAGATGTGGAAGAG GCATTGGTGGATCTACAGCTGTACACACAAGCCCAGGCCCGAATCGTGCAGAGCTGGAAAGAGCTGGCCAACTTCGCATGCGCGTTTACAAAGGCGGTGGCCGAAGCGCCTTTCAA GAAGTTCCGAGATCAAACtagtttttccttctgcctggagaGTGACTGGGCTGGAGGGGCAAAGGTAGACCGTGCCGGCAGGGGGCTTGCACTGGTCTGGAGGAGGCAGATTCAGCAGCTGAACCGAGTCAGCCTGGAAATGGCCAGTGCCATTGTGGACACCTATCCATCCCCCCAGCTTCTAGTCCAG GCTTATAGACGGTGTCTTTTGGAGCAAGAACGCCAGAATCTGCTTGCAGACATACAGGTGCGCCGTGGGGAAGGTGTGACATCCACCTGCCGCCGCATTGGACCAGAGCTATCCAGGCGGATCTACCTTCAGATGACCACCCTGCAGCCAGATCTCTCTTTAGACACTGCAGACTGA